From a region of the Ficedula albicollis isolate OC2 chromosome 1A, FicAlb1.5, whole genome shotgun sequence genome:
- the SLC16A8 gene encoding monocarboxylate transporter 3 has translation MGRPDPEEGQLPAPVKPPDGGWGWIVLLGCFVITGFSYAFPKAVSVYFKELMKDFHVGYSDTAWISSIMLAMLYGTGPVCSIMVNQFGCRPVMLIGGLLASAGMILASFTTNIIELYLTAGVLTGLGMALNFQPSLIMLGTYFDKRRPLANGLAAAGSPVFLSSLSPLGQVLLEKFGWRGGFLIMGGLLLNCCTCGAVMRPLDMGMKRKMGKAQDKYEAKEMLPIGGKSEEGISTTDGTKKGKKAKKKPKKGKKLLDFSIFSNRGFIIYTISKFILVLGLFVPPILLVNYAKDTGVPDTEAAFLLSIIGFIDIFARPACGMVAGLKWVRPHVAYLFSFSMLFNGLTDICSARASNYTGLVIFCVFFGISYGMVGALQFEVLMAIVGSQKFSSAIGLVLLIEAFAVLIGPPSAGRLVDALKNYEVIFYLAGSEVVLSALFLGVASYCCLNRGKKEPPPENNPPAGGGSDTEEAESDVQEAEEHSSDNHQPAHSTDNAVVVANEEANHVAEEQRGEGGGCPAGDGEVLARDGCNADQMVERDSF, from the exons ATGGGGAGACCTGACCCAGAAGAAGGGcaactcccagctcctgtgaAGCCCCCGGATGGTGGCTGGGGCTGGATTGTGCTCCTTGGCTGCTTTGTGATCACTGGCTTCTCCTATGCCTTCCCAAAAGCCGTCAGTGTCTACTTCAAGGAGCTCATGAAAGATTTCCACGTGGGCTACAGTGACACAGCCTGGATCTCTTCCATCATGCTGGCCATGCTCTATGGGACAG GACCAGTATGCAGCATCATGGTGAACCAGTTTGGCTGCCGGCCTGTGATGCTCATTGGTGGGCTGCTAGCTTCTGCTGGGATGATCCTGGCATCTTTCACCACCAATATCATTGAGCTTTATCTGACAGCTGGTGTGCTGACAG GTCTGGGTATGGCTTTGAACTTCCAGCCCTCACTGATCATGCTGGGCACCTACTTTGACAAGCGTCGGCCTCTCGCCAATggactggctgctgctgggagccctgtCTTCCTTTCCTCACTCTCCCCACTGGGGcaagtgctgctggagaagtTTGGGTGGCGAGGAGGGTTCCTTATCATGGGGGGCCTTCTGCTTAACTGCTGCACTTGTGGGGCAGTCATGAGACCCCTGGATATGGGAATGAAGAGGAAGATGGGGAAAGCTCAGGACAAATACGAAGCCAAGGAGATGCTGCCCATAGGAGGCAAGTCAGAGGAAGGAATCAGCACCACTGATGGAACCAAGAAAGGCAAGAAAGCCAAGAAGAAgccaaagaaaggaaagaagctTCTGGATTTTAGTATCTTCTCCAACCGAGGGTTTATCATTTACACCATTTCAAAGTTCATCCTGGTCTTGGGTCTGTTCGTGCCCCCCATATTGCTGGTCAACTATGCCAAGGACACGGGCGTGCCGGACACAGAGGCCGCGTTCTTGCTCTCCATCATCGGTTTCATAGACATCTTTGCCCGCCCCGCCTGTGGCATGGTGGCAGGGCTGAAGTGGGTCCGCCCTCACGTGGCATATCTCTTCAGCTTCTCCATGCTCTTCAACGGCTTGACAGACATCTGCAGCGCCAGGGCGAGCAACTACACGGGGCTGGTCATCTTCTGCGTCTTCTTTGGCATCTCCTACGGCATGGTGGGAGCCCTGCAGTTCGAGGTGCTGATGGCCATCGTGGGCTCCCAGAAGTTCTCCAGCGCCATCGGGCTGGTCCTGCTCATCGAGGCTTTCGCCGTGCTCATCGGCCCACCCTCTGCAG GCCGCCTGGTCGATGCCCTCAAGAACTATGAGGTGATCTTCTACCTGGCGGGCTCGGAGGTCGTGCTCTCCGCTCTCTTCCTGGGTGTTGCCAGCTACTGCTGCCTGAACCGAGGGAAGAAGGAGCCTCCCCCGGAGAACAACCCCCCTGCGGGAGGCGGGAGCGACACCGAGGAAGCAGAGTCCGACGTGCAGGAAGCCGAGGAGCACAGCAGCGACAACCACCAGCCAGCCCACAGCACTGACAACGCCGTGGTGGTGGCCAACGAGGAGGCCAACCAcgtggcagaggagcagagaggggagggaggtggttgtcctgcaggggatggggaggtgCTGGCACGAGACGGCTGCAACGCTGACCAGATGGTGGAGAGGGACAGTTTTTAG
- the BAIAP2L2 gene encoding brain-specific angiogenesis inhibitor 1-associated protein 2-like protein 2, which produces MDLSYRSTISIYKSILEQFNPALENLVYLGNNYLRAFHALSKAAEVYFKAIEKIGEQALQSSTSHMLGEILMQMSDTQRLLSSDLEVVAQTFHVDLLQHMEKNSKMDVQFISESQKQYELEYQRRATNLDKCMAELWRMERARDKNAREMKENVIRLRSEMQAFVSESQREAELEEKRRYRFLAEKHQMLYNTLLQFYSRARGMIQSKAPRWKEQLEATRNPSNSHSQGLLSASHGQGYPPARHTPTHLEMPQRPLADFASSMTGSRSSIFTPDPPEMRMSPQPESPRRPLRRTPSAASLLPPGRTSRSGSFGEAGGGGGEGRKRSGTSRVQAIVPHSTGADRTLLRFEPGDLIAVLMPEAQNGWLYGKLEGSSTCGWFPEAYVKPLENTREMEEPDTRSFPLRSSHSMDDILDRPSTPSSSNYWPAAAQPSLPNPPPLSVGASSHQGGVAAPVSSGSKKSGVDQPPELFPRGTNPFATVKLRPTVTNDRSAPIIR; this is translated from the exons ATGGATCTGTCCTACAGATCCACCATCTCCATCTATAAG AGTATCCTGGAGCAGTTCAACCCTGCGCTGGAGAACCTGGTGTACCTGGGGAACAACTACCTGAGAGCCTTCCATG caTTGTCCAAGGCAGCTGAAGTGTATTTTAAGGCAATTGAGAAGATTGGGGAGCAAGCACTGCAGAGTTCCACCTCACACATGCTGG GTGAAATTCTGATGCAGATGTCTGACACGCAGAGACTACTGAGCTCTGATTTGGAAGTTGTG GCTCAGACCTTCCACGTGGACCTGCTACAGCACATGGAGAAGAACAGCAAAATGGATGTGCAGTTTATCAGT gagaGCCAGAAGCAGTATGAGCTGGAGTACCAGCGAAGAGCCACCAACCTGGATAAgtgcatggcagagctgtggagaATGGAGAGGGCTCGTGACAAAAATGCCCGGGAGATGAAG GAGAATGTGATCCGACTGCGCTCGGAGATGCAGGCGTTCGTCTCTGAGAGCCAgagggaggctgagctggaggagaagcGCCGCTACCGCTTCCTGGCTGAAAAGCACCAGATGCTCTACAACACTCTCCTCCAGTTTTACAGCAGG GCTCGGGGCATGATCCAGAGCAAGGCACCGCggtggaaggagcagctggaagccaCCCGTAACCCCTCAAACAGCCACTCACAggggctgctctcagcctcCCACGGCCAGGGGTACCCTCCAGCACGGCACACACCCACCCACCTCGAGATG CCCCAGAGACCCCTTGCGGACTTTGCTTCTTCTATGACTGGGAGTAGATCCAGCATCTTCACCCCGGACCCTCCAGAAATGAGAATGTCTCCTCAGCCAGAGTCTCCCAGGCGGCCCCTGCGGAGGACACCATCAGCAGCCA GCCTGCTCCCTCCGGGCCGCACGTCCCGCTCGGGCTCCTTCGGCGAggccggcggcggcggcggcgagGGCAGGAAGAGGAGCGGCACGAGCAGAGTCCAGGCCATCGTGCCCCACAGCACGGGCGCCGACCGCACCCTGCTGCGCTTCGAGCCCGGGGACCTCATCGCCGTGCTGATGCCCGAGGCGCAGAACGGCTGGCTCTACGGGAAACTGGAGGGCTCCTCCAC GTGTGGCTGGTTCCCTGAAGCTTATGTCAAGCCTTTGGAGAATACAAGGGAGATGGAGGAGCCAGACACCAG GTCCTTCCCGCTGCGCAGCAGTCACAGTATGGATGACATCCTGGACCGTCCCAGCACTCCCTCCTCCAGCAATTACtggccagctgctgcccagcccagcttgCCCAACCCACCTCCCCTCTCAGTGGGTGCCAGCAGCCACCAGGGTGGGGTGGCAGCCCCAGTCAGTTCTGGCTCCAAG aaatcagGAGTAGATCAGCCCCCTGAACTCTTCCCACG AGGGACCAACCCCTTTGCCACAGTCAAGCTGCGCCCCACAGTCACCAACGACCGCTCAGCACCCATCATCCGATGA